One genomic window of Tribolium castaneum strain GA2 chromosome 10, icTriCast1.1, whole genome shotgun sequence includes the following:
- the LOC656896 gene encoding inactive pancreatic lipase-related protein 1 — protein sequence MFILQLLIYQLMALGTWAELLSDVTIEKMFFQFQGAVNYFLGIADVPNIGHDVTFNLYTRKNPQVAQILPPSYPSLIPLSNFNPNLNTYFVIHGYTDHKHREIIARLRLVLNNAEDSNVIVVDWSRLAAFIYFDAVNHTVPVGTYVGEFLSLLESNFIDLKTVHLIGHSLGAHISGIAGAFVGGRVRRITGLDPAGPLFELIEERNESLSLDKTDALFVDVIHTDADEFGVTKPIGDADFYPNEGTSPQPGCTNPLTVVSCSHIRSVEFYTESVVNDYPFEARHCNVTRGDYTCLEEEPVHMGHYLSLEARGVYFLETNAEPPFAKRYG from the exons atgtttattttacaattactGATATACCAATTAATGGCACTAG GCACTTGGGCCGAACTGCTATCAGACGTGACAatcgaaaaaatgtttttccagTTTCAGGGCGCTGTCAATTACTTTTTAGGGATCGCTGATGTTCCCAACATTGGTCACGACGTTACGTTCAATCTCTACACGAGAAAGAACCCGCAAGTTGCCCAGATCTTGCCCCCCAGCTACCCCTCTCTTATCCCCTTGTCCAACTTCAACCCCAACTTGAACACCTATTTTGTCATTCATGGGTACACAGACCACAAACATCGGGAGATTATTGCTCGATTGAGACTTG TGTTGAACAACGCCGAAGACTCGAACGTAATTGTGGTTGATTGGAGCCGTTTGGCGGCGTTTATCTACTTCGACGCTGTGAACCACACCGTTCCTGTGGGAACATACGTTGGCGAGTTCCTGTCCCTCCTGGAATCGAATTTTATCGATCTGAAGACCGTGCATTTAATCGGCCACAGCCTGGGGGCGCACATTTCGGGCATAGCTGGCGCTTTTGTGGGAGGCCGCGTGCGGAGAATCACGG GACTGGACCCCGCAGGCCCCCTGTTCGAGCTGATTGAGGAGCGCAACGAGTCTCTTTCGCTTGACAAAACGGACGCGCTTTTCGTGGACGTTATCCACACCGATGCCGACGAGTTCGGTGTAACTAAACCGATCGGAGACGCTGATTTTTACCCAAATGAGGGGACTTCGCCCCAGCCGGGGTGCACGAACCCCCTGACTGTTG TGTCTTGTAGCCATATAAGATCGGTGGAGTTTTACACCGAGTCGGTTGTTAACGACTATCCTTTTGAGGCAAGGCACTGTAATGTTACTCGAGGCGACTACACGTGCTTGGAGGAAGAACCGGTCCACATGGGTCATTACCTATCACTTGA GGCCCGAGGGGTGTACTTCCTGGAGACCAACGCCGAGCCCCCCTTTGCTAAACGTTATGGCTAA
- the LOC103314827 gene encoding uncharacterized protein LOC103314827: protein MLILQTALDEQISQKSIKREDVISLLTYLAQLPVETLTDIESISKLLFHLEAQLFQINFDNEFGNLLHNLKNDNYIVLSIDKKKSVKVFVREKFIFKILLFVSLKYRKALFTQSTSSITFLQFILEEILDTIVIVRPQSLHLVKLLEMVLKKRGDVLTPTLSVLVLKTMAKVAYSPLTGFKHSAQNVSRIVLRSLPHNCKNYLCNFNNLPIKGIDLNDILKEFTQKEVRHFFPFINKQILKLFRNNTDSRDGSFYYEMITGFCTFEDFQAEIWPYYYPHLEEFQDGEFHQSLLKYWIPITVKHYKADFYDFIAIKDADIYFKAHTLLEIKKRGFYKPQFNPDIMHFFNWEKTSSVALRMVCTFVSKKHHPEQSAVQMVQFYLNNYSSFEFPADVLKSLKIFISQIFIVSHLTLAKSEQDLSPQFLNFVYRFCLRRVSDPETCEVSAQLLKVLWDIACGSSADLVTCYKIDLDCVYEVGGNFYFRQLQRSGFWGDRFFNSELTNKFAFLFGHKFYFCPKLVTLIKERYLGVVECDFDLATLLVQVNELVCLQSSETIRIYTDLVVAYRKLRKKPFSREIEKLCSIFNDTVENFDFEKMFTSVLILDMLIVTKSYDNIDLERVIDRSLCCISKIINTKLDTGLNAKETKIFEAFINNTVECLVTSENDWPNFDKESIFTNLSKIITDSNLKRPVSLSVGAIQTLGSSMENSADREIKIKLLDRTLKSLYHNKQSGKIRRNPETRLVIHALCLSDKNLTKPFLVSSLNFLLEVLSNPLSPDLALSSSLHSLEVLVSDNSIHQLTLPFAVPIIQNCIQLFNRTNWIVRNADLQLLKSLIERFLGVSLDENIRPKTIEDLFILFPTLVPHFYAVLSQSELSDSAVITLLFFTESQIVNGSLIGQSLEGDFDKFRHLFVNIMQKYSNNLGFLAIKAFTSLCALENIPAVISEIVSHIQRHFHGMRRNVLANLIKLLRELHQKYKQGCVQTDGIVIDEAISGLIAYLKQFDSFYFNLLSLRLHSVDEIAVTLNREINYENRIWLNNHVPHLLRNVSPDRLAIFLDRVLQTPEFLQVRVLSIIVDRISEIDVAPIMQILVLKLGELPDCSKFLIMCYAKTILLCSEIAELNCDLIAGIRQDFGTDSIYKMFIYVLVLSHCDNKSDSDARFVTKCVGKYVDAIGDDEILGDLASTLTHLYKCSSAGDRYNVMKMAFYLLLSKPTALEICKFISLLTKFHSSSVLFNFASLCDLAKLSTWVGDRTVALKLLGEFYCYVNDLPEEEASDTYYLIENDLSLPKRYVKAMLVRSLSDCNNL, encoded by the exons ATGTTAATCCTCCAGACTGCATTAGATGAG CAAATCTCTCAAAAAAGTATCAAACGTGAGGATGTCATAAGCTTGCTTACATACTTGGCACAGTTACCTGTTGAAACACTTACAGATATAGAATCCATTTCAAAGTTACTGTTTCATTTAGAAGCgcaactttttcaaataaattttgacaatgaaTTTGGTAACTTGTTACATAACCTCAAAAATGACAACTACATCGTCTTGTcaatagataaaaaaaaatcggttaaaGTCTTTGTACGTGAGAAGTTTATATTCAAGAtacttttgtttgtttcacTGAAGTACAGGAAGGCTTTATTCACTCAGTCTACATCTTCGATAACGTTTCTTCAATTTATTTTGGAAGAAATTCTCGACACTATTGTCATTGTCAGACCCCAGTCTTTACATTTAGTTAAACTGCTCGAGatggttttgaaaaaaaggggCGATGTCTTGACTCCTACCTTATCAGTCTTGGTTCTAAAAACGATGGCAAAAGTGGCGTATTCTCCTCTGACTGGTTTCAAACACAGCGCTCAAAATGTCAGTAGGATTGTATTAAGGTCATTGCCGCACAATTGTAAGAATTATTTGTGCAATTTTAACAACCTTCCAATTAAAGGCATCGATTTGAacgatattttaaaagaattcaCGCAAAAAGAGGTCCGTCATTTTTTCCCTTTCATTAACAAGCAAATTTTGAAACTCTTTCGTAATAACACGGACAGTCGTGACGGCTCGTTTTATTACGAAATGATAACAGGCTTTTGCACATTCGAGGATTTCCAAGCGGAAATATGGCCCTACTATTACCCCCATTTGGAAGAATTCCAAGACGGGGAGTTCCAtcaaagtttattaaaatactgGATTCCGATAACCGTGAAGCATTACAAAGCCGACTTTTACGATTTTATCGCAATCAAAGACGctgatatttatttcaaagctCATACGCTGCTAGAAATCAAAAAAAGGGGGTTTTACAAACCGCAGTTCAACCCCGacattatgcatttttttaactggGAAAAAACAAGCTCGGTGGCGCTCCGCATGGTTTGCACGTTCGTCTCGAAAAAACATCACCCCGAACAAAGTGCAGTACAAATGGTACAGTTCTACCTCAATAATTACTCCTCGTTTGAGTTTCCTGCCGACGTCTTAAAAtcgctaaaaatatttatttcgcaAATATTTATAGTCTCCCATTTAACTCTTGCCAAATCTGAGCAAGATTTAAGCCCGCAGTTCTTGAATTTTGTTTACCGCTTTTGTTTACGCCGGGTTTCTGATCCAGAAACGTGCGAGGTTTCGGCCCAACTTCTGAAAGTTCTATGGGACATTGCCTGCGGTTCCTCTGCTGATTTAGTAACGTGTTATAAAATTGATCTGGACTGCGTTTACGAAGTCGGGGGCAATTTCTATTTCCGACAATTACAAAGAAGTGGCTTTTGGGGCGatcgtttttttaattctgaacTGACCAACAAGTTTGCGTTCCTTTTTggccacaagttttatttttgcccCAAACTAGTCACACTGATTAAAGAACGTTATTTGGGTGTTGTGGAGTGTGACTTTGACTTAGCGACACTTCTGGTTCAAGTGAACGAGTTAGTGTGTTTGCAAAGCAGTGAAACCATTCGTATTTACACCGATTTGGTGGTTGCTTATCGCAAATTAAGGAAAAAGCCGTTTTCAcgtgaaattgaaaaattatgttcAATTTTCAACGACACGGTGgaaaatttcgattttgagaaaatgtttACTTCGGTTCTAATTTTGGATATGCTTATTGTAACTAAAAGTTACGATAATATCGACCTGGAGCGTGTAATTGACAGGAGTTTATGTTGCATttcgaaaattataaatacgaaaCTTGATACCGGCTTGAACGCTAAGGAAACAAAGATTTTCGAAGCTTTCATCAAC AACACTGTCGAATGTTTGGTCACGTCAGAGAATGACTGGCCGAACTTTGATAAGGAGAGTATTTTCACAAATCTTTCGAAAATAATCACTGATAGTAACTTGAAGCGGCCCGTGTCGTTATCAGTTGGCGCCATCCAAACTCTGGGCTCGAGTATGGAAAATAGCGCCGACagggaaattaaaataaaattattagacCGGACGCTAAAGTCGCTTTATCATAATAAACAAAGTGGAAAAATTAGACGAAATCCGGAAACGAGACTCGTCATTCACGCTTTGTGTCTCTCGGATAAGAATCTAACTAAG CCGTTCCTGGTCTCATCTTTAAATTTTCTGCTTGAAGTGCTTTCTAACCCATTATCGCCCGATTTGGCGTTATCCTCGTCGCTGCACAGCCTCGAAGTGTTAGTTTCCGACAATTCCATCCACCAGCTCACTCTTCCCTTCGCCGTGCCAATAATACAAAACTGCATCCAACtgttcaatagaacaaactgGATAGTGAG AAACGCCGACTTGCAGCTGCTGAAGTCGCTGATTGAGCGCTTTCTCGGGGTTTCCCTTGACGAGAACATCCGGCCAAAGACAATCGAAgacttgtttattttattcccCACCCTTGTCCCGCACTTTTACGCGGTTTTGTCCCAAAGCGAGCTCAGTGATAGCGCTGTTATCACACTCTTGTTTTTCACGGAATCGCAAATTGTCAATGGCTCGCTCATTGGGCAGTCGCTCGAGGGCGACTTCGACAAGTTTAGACACTTATTCGTCAACATCATGCAGAAGTATTCGAACAATTTGGGTTTTTTGGCAATCAAGGCTTTCACCTCGTTGTGCGCCCTTGAAAACATACCGGCTGTCATCTCGGAGATTGTCTCCCACATCCAGAGACACTTCCACGGGATGCGACGAAACGTCCTGGCGAATTTAATCAAACTCCTCCGGGAGTTGCACCAAAAGTACAAACAGGGCTGTGTCCAGACGGACGGAATTGTTATTGACGAAGCCATAAGTGGTTTAATCgcttatttaaaacaatttgattcgttttattttaatttgttgtccTTGAGGCTGCACTCCGTCGATGAAATAGCAGTGACACTAAATCGGGAAATTAATTACGAAAACCGCATTTGGTTAAATAACCACGTCCCGCACCTCTTACGAAATGTCAGCCCAGACAGATTAGCAATTTTCCTGGACCGTGTTTTACAAACACCTGAGTTTTTACAAGTCCGGGTTTTATCGATCATAGTTGATCGAATTAGCGAGATTGACGTTGCGCCAATAATGCAGATTTTGGTTCTGAAGTTGGGGGAATTACCCGATTGTAGCAAATTCCTAATTATGTGCTACGCAAAAACCATTTTGTTGTGTTCCGAGATAGCGGAGCTGAATTGCGACCTAATCGCCGGGATTAGACAGGATTTTGGGACCGACTctatttacaaaatgtttatttatgttCTTGTCTTGTCACATTGCGACAATAAGTCCGATTCGGACGCGCGGTTTGTCACTAAATGTGTGGGGAAATACGTTGATGCAATAGGGGATGATGAAATTTTGGGCGACTTAGCGTCCACTCTTACACACTTGTATAAATGTAGCTCGGCCGGTGACAGGTATAATGTGATGAAGATGGCCTTCTACTTGTTGTTAAGCAAACCGACGGCTttggaaatttgtaaatttatttcccTATTGACGAAATTTCACTCATCCTCTGTCCTGTTTAACTTTGCGAGCTTGTGCGACTTGGCGAAGTTATCAACGTGGGTAGGCGATAGAACAGTAGCTTTGAAACTACTGGGGGAGTTCTATTGCTACGTTAACGATTTGCCCGAGGAAGAGGCTTCCGATACTTACTATTTGATCGAAAATGATTTGTCGCTGCCTAAACGATACGTTAAGGCGATGCTAGTTAGGTCACTGTCtgattgtaataatttataa